TCTGGAAAATCATTCAAATTTTCTGCAAGCTTTGCAAGTTGTGAAGTCTTTTGCTCATAAGTTAAATCCTTAGCCTTAATAATATTCATTGATAATTCTCTAGCTTCTTCTAATGTTTTTATTTTAGAAATCATAAATACCTCCAATTTTATGTCAAAAAGTCATTTACTATTTACCCATATTATATATGAATAATCCTCAAAATGATACTGTAAATTGTCTTTTTTAAGAAAATATTTGAAGATTTTTTGAAAAAAACAAAAAACTTTTATCGGCTCTAGATTACGACTTTTTTAAATATAAAAAACCACTGTATTTTAAACAAAAAACGACCATAAGGTCGTTTTAATTTATTTTAACATTTTCTCTTTTTATTCTAATGTTAAAAGTAATGCCATTTTAAAATTCTTTTCGGCTTTTACATAATGTCTGCCAGCTTTTGCAAAATGGAAGCATTCACCTGCTTTTATTACATGGTCTGTTCCTTCGTATCCGATTATTCCTTCTCCGTCTAATGCAAATACTATTGCTTCTCCCGGTGCTGAATGTTCTGAAAGACCTGTTCCTGCATCAAATGCCATTAATACAAATTTCATCTTATCATTGTGGACTACGTCCATATTTACAATTTTCCCTTCTTGATATTGTAGTAATTCTCCTAATTTAAAAACTTCTCCAGCTTTTACTAACTTATTCATAAAGTCCTCCTTTTGTATTGCAATTTCAGTGAATATTGCTCCTGATTTAGTTCTCATACCAACTGGAACCTCAATTGGTGTTACAATACATTCACCTACTTTTACTTTTTTAATATTTTCAGAAAATCCATATACTTCAAGCTCTCCCTCTGCTACAATCAACAGCTTATAATAAGGGAATAATTCTGCACTTATATCTGTATCTTCTGCCATAGAAAAATATGCTATGTAATTTTCTCCTCCATGTACTTCTTTTGATATTGTACATCCTTCTAGTGCTTTATTATCTTTAGCTATGGAGAACACTTTTCCAACTT
Above is a genomic segment from Parvimonas micra containing:
- a CDS encoding cupin domain-containing protein, with the translated sequence MKEQVGKVFSIAKDNKALEGCTISKEVHGGENYIAYFSMAEDTDISAELFPYYKLLIVAEGELEVYGFSENIKKVKVGECIVTPIEVPVGMRTKSGAIFTEIAIQKEDFMNKLVKAGEVFKLGELLQYQEGKIVNMDVVHNDKMKFVLMAFDAGTGLSEHSAPGEAIVFALDGEGIIGYEGTDHVIKAGECFHFAKAGRHYVKAEKNFKMALLLTLE